From Alkalibaculum bacchi, a single genomic window includes:
- a CDS encoding glycosyltransferase, translating to MKVLIFSNMYPTKDKPQFGIFVYNQVMELEEMGYECKVISLQSKGNKYLRYLKFFVKGLFYSLIKGGSYQIVHAHYAFPPGIFAMIHKRRYGSKMIITAHGSDINKMPNKSHFVKKWIQKIIRESHKVICVSEELKYKILDWKIQEEKIQVINMGVNCSIFCKIDKEKARRGLGLPIDKFIVLFVGNFYKAKGVLDLLKAFKKAPIPDKMLLLVGDLNVETQTTEEIYSEFEEDIKVIPPQSQQDIAVYMNACDAFVLPSYTEGFNLVTLEAMATETLVVTSDIEAFEYLEENTVIKSRTGDIEDLARCLERAYGLTDEEREAYIANGRKVAQENSAQEKAREVGRMYASCN from the coding sequence ATGAAAGTACTAATATTTTCTAATATGTACCCCACAAAAGATAAGCCTCAATTTGGCATATTTGTATACAATCAAGTAATGGAATTAGAAGAAATGGGATATGAGTGTAAGGTCATTAGCTTACAATCAAAGGGCAATAAATATTTGCGTTACCTTAAATTTTTTGTAAAGGGATTATTTTACTCCTTGATAAAGGGAGGATCCTACCAAATTGTTCACGCCCATTATGCTTTTCCACCAGGCATTTTTGCCATGATTCATAAGAGAAGATATGGTTCTAAAATGATCATAACAGCTCATGGCAGTGATATTAATAAAATGCCGAATAAGAGCCATTTTGTTAAAAAATGGATACAAAAAATTATAAGAGAAAGCCATAAGGTCATCTGTGTTAGCGAAGAATTAAAGTACAAAATATTAGATTGGAAGATTCAAGAAGAAAAGATTCAGGTCATCAATATGGGTGTTAATTGCTCTATATTTTGCAAAATAGACAAAGAGAAGGCAAGGCGTGGACTCGGTTTGCCTATAGATAAATTTATAGTATTATTTGTGGGGAATTTTTACAAGGCAAAGGGAGTTTTAGATTTACTCAAAGCCTTTAAAAAAGCTCCTATACCAGACAAGATGCTCCTCCTAGTAGGAGATCTAAATGTTGAGACACAGACTACAGAAGAGATCTATAGCGAATTTGAAGAAGATATAAAGGTGATCCCGCCCCAATCTCAGCAGGATATAGCAGTATACATGAATGCATGCGATGCGTTTGTATTGCCATCTTATACAGAAGGCTTTAATCTAGTGACATTAGAAGCTATGGCAACAGAGACTTTGGTAGTGACAAGTGATATTGAGGCATTTGAGTACCTAGAGGAAAACACTGTTATAAAATCTAGGACAGGAGATATTGAGGATTTAGCCAGATGTCTTGAAAGAGCTTATGGATTAACGGATGAAGAAAGAGAAGCCTATATAGCAAATGGACGGAAAGTAGCCCAAGAGAATAGCGCCCAGGAGAAAGCCAGAGAAGTGGGAAGGATGTATGCTTCGTGTAATTAA